The proteins below are encoded in one region of Hordeum vulgare subsp. vulgare chromosome 3H, MorexV3_pseudomolecules_assembly, whole genome shotgun sequence:
- the LOC123439250 gene encoding cysteine-rich receptor-like protein kinase 10 — protein MVIVLLLLLLLMPASASAIGHVCGTGGNYTAKSTYRSSIAALNATLPGNTSSSPQLFAKATAGAVRALALCRRHDTTNLTACRECLASSFKYAQKMCPKHKAATVYYDYDEVNVTRPGCLLGFSDDGRFLSQGSIVSWNSTFFQFFNPVQIPGNAGVAAAAVRQLLTQTARYAADTARRFATGSMDSIGSAAPTLYSLAQCTPDLSAGDCLACLRRLVGTLNATNSVRVGGRMFVLRCNVRFEPFMFHNDKSMRRIPSPSSIAPAPAPAPAPAPAPAPAPADKRHGVKPWVIALSVAAPVALVALCFIVYHRRRHRTKSTKNKRSLQGKRTHEFQEGDELVWAMETELAEFAVFDFHQILEATVNFSEENKLGQGGFGPVYKGQFPDGNEIAVKRLDSRSGQGFREFKNEVELIAKLQHRNLVRLMGCCSQGEEKILVYEYLPNKSLDFFIFNENRKALLDWDKRLAIIVGIAEGLLYLHKHSRLRVIHRDLKPSNVLLDSEMNAKISDFGLAKIFSSNDTEANTTRKVVGTFGYMAPEYASHGIFSIKSDVFSFGVLTLEILSGKRNSHECGNFINLLGHAWQLFEEESWVDLIDTPLLSNGYSEEMMRCINIALLCVQESVIDRPTMLDVVAMLSNKSMIVDKPKNPAYFTGDKEAPTINQSCSVNDVTISTITPR, from the exons ATGGTGATagtgctgctgctcctccttctcctcatgccGGCGTCGGCATCGGCGATCGGCCATGTCTGCGGCACCGGCGGCAACTACACGGCCAAAAGCACCTACCGGTCCAGCATCGCCGCGCTCAACGCCACCCTCCCCGGcaacacctcctcctccccgcagCTCTTCGCCAAAGCCACCGCCGGCGCGGTGCGCGCTCTCGCGCTCTGCCGCCGCCACGACACCACCAACCTGACCGCGTGCAGAGAGTGCCTCGCCTCCTCTTTCAAGTACGCGCAGAAAATGTGCCCCAAACACAAGGCCGCCACcgtctactacgactacgacgagGTAAACGTCACGCGGCCAGGGTGCCTCCTCGGCTTCTCCGACGACGGCCGCTTCCTCAGCCAGGGATCCATTGTCAGCTGGAACAGCACGTTCTTCCAGTTCTTTAACCCGGTGCAAATCCCGGGCAACGCCGGCGTGGCTGCTGCTGCCGTGCGCCAGCTCCTGACGCAGACGGCACGGTACGCGGCTGACACGGCAAGGAGGTTCGCCACAGGGTCCATGGATTCCATTGGCAGCGCCGCCCCGACACTCTACTCCCTGGCACAGTGCACGCCTGACCTGTCCGCCGGCGACTGCCTGGCGTGTCTCCGGCGGCTTGTCGGTACGCTCAATGCCACCAACTCCGTGCGCGTGGGAGGACGGATGTTCGTGCTTCGCTGCAACGTGAGGTTCGAGCCCTTTATGTTCCACAACGACAAAAGCATGCGGCGGATTCCATCTCCATCATCCATCGCTccggcaccagcaccagcaccagcaccagcaccagcaccagcgccGGCTCCCGCAGACAAGA GACATGGAGTCAAACCTTGGGTAATTGCCTTATCGGTGGCGGCTCCTGTAGCACTAGTTGCACTATGCTTCATCGTCTACCATCGTAGACGCCATAGGACAAAGAGCACAAAAA ATAAAAGGAGCTTGCAAGGAAAGCGtactcatgaatttcaagaaggaGACGAACTAGTTTGGGCAATGGAAACGGAGTTGGCTGAGTTTGCGGTATTTGACTTTCATCAGATACTAGAGGCTACGGTTAACTTTTCCGAGGAAAACAAGCTCGGCCAAGGTGGATTTGGCCCTGTTTACAAG GGCCAGTTTCCTGATGGAAATGAGATAGCAGTGAAGAGACTTGATTCACGTTCAGGACAAGGTTTCAGAGAGTTCAAAAATGAAGTTGAGCTCATAGCGAAACTTCAACACAGAAATTTGGTTAGGCTCATGGGATGTTGCTCTCAAGGAGAGGAGAAAATACTGGTCTACGAATACTTGCCAAATAAGAGCTTGGACTTTTTCATATTTA ATgaaaatagaaaagcactacTGGATTGGGACAAACGTCTTGCAATAATAGTGGGGATAGCAGAAGGACTTCTTTATCTACATAAGCACTCTAGGTTGCGTGTTATACATCGAGATCTTAAGCCAAGCAACGTTCTCTTGGATAGCGAAATGAAtgcaaaaatttcagattttggaCTAGCAAAAATATTTAGCTCAAATGACACCGAAGCAAATACTACAAGGAAAGTGGTTGGTACATT TGGCTACATGGCACCCGAGTATGCTTCCCACGGTATCTTCTCTATCAAATCAGATGTCTTCAGCTTCGGTGTCTTAACTCTTGAGATCCTTAGCGGGAAAAGGAATTCTCATGAATGTGGAAATTTCATTAACCTCCTTGGACAT GCTTGGCAATTATTTGAAGAAGAAAGCTGGGTCGATCTCATTGATACGCCATTGCTTTCCAACGGTTATTCGGAAGAAATGATGAGGTGCATTAACATTGCATTGTTATGTGTACAAGAGAGTGTAATTGATCGACCAACCATGCTGGATGTTGTCGCAATGCTAAGCAACAAATCCATGATCGTAGATAAGCCTAAGAACCCAGCATATTTCACGGGGGATAAAGAAGCACCCACTATAAATCAGTCGTGTAGTGTTAATGATGTGACTATATCTACAATAACCCCTAGATAG